Within Bacteroidota bacterium, the genomic segment GGCCAACTGGGCCAGAAAAAATGCCGTTTGGCCCATGCCCATGGGTCTTTCCTGCTGCGGTATTGAACTGATGGCTTTTGCAGGTCCACGGTATGACGTGGCCCGTTTCGGTTCAGAAGTGTTCCGGTTTTCACCCCGTCAGGCCGATCTGTTGCTCGTTGCCGGCACCTGTACCTATAAAATGAGCAAGGTAGTCAGGAAAATCTGGGATCAGATGCCCGACCCTAAATGGTGTATCGCCATGGGTGCCTGCGCATCTACCGGCGGCATGTTCCGCTCCTATCCGGTCACACAGGGAATTGATGAATTCATTCCGGTCGATGTTTACGTTCCCGGATGCCCGCCCCGTCCCGATGCCGTGATCAATGCACTGATGCAGATTCAGGAAAAAATCGGACAGCACTCGGTGCTGATGGATCGGTAATATGACGTTTGAGCAAGCCATGGATGCCTTCCGGACTGCCTTTTCCGGTTCCATCCTCCGTGAAGAAACACATCGCGGTGAACTGACTTTTTATTTTAAAAAAACCGATGTGCCGGCTGTTTGCCGCTATCTGCGCGATCAGACCGGTTTCAACTTTATCACCGATTGCCTAGGAACGGACCGGTTTACCGATGAAGAACGGTATGAGGTTATTTATCACCTCAGAAACCTCACTCAGGCCTGGTTTCTCCGTCTGGTCACCCGCGTGGACGAATCGGATCTGACCTGTCCGACGGTATCCGATATATGGCCGGCTGCCAACTGGATGGAGCGCGAAGTATTTGATATGTACGGTGTCACGTTTACCGGTCATCCCGATCTGCGTCGCATGTACATGCCCCAGGATTTTGAATATTACCCCCTCCGGAAAGAATTCCCGCTGATCGGAATCGAAGGATCGATTCCCCTTCCTTCCGGCGGCCACTGATGGAATCAACCATGAGCCAGCCCAAAACCACCGATGAGCTGCTTCGGCTGCTCGAAGACGAACACACGTTTGTAACGCTTGAAGGCAGCGATCCGCTCGAATCCGAAATGGTCATCAACATGGGTCCCTCCCATCCGGCCACTCACGGGGTGCTGCGTATCGTTCTGAAAATGAATGGGGAAACCATCACACGGGCCATTCCGGAATTGGGTTACCTGCACCGGGCCATGGAAAAACTGGCCGAAAACAAATCCTATCATGAGTTCATGCCTTATACCGACCGGCTGGATTACATGATGCCTTATTCGAACAATGTGGCACTCTGCCTGGCCGTGGAAAAAGCGGCTGCCATCGAAGTCCCCGAACGGGCCCAATGGATCCGGACCATGATGTGCGAAATGGCCCGGATCTCGAGCCACCTGCTCTGGCTGGGAACCATGATCATGGATACCGGCGCACTGACCGTGTTCCTTCATACCTTCAGGGAGCGGGAGCGGATTTACGACATTTTCGATTTGCTGACGGGGGCACGATTTACCGTGTCTCATTCCCGTATCGGCGGACTGGCCTCTGATATCTCGCCCGAAACCATTCAGGCCATCAAAACCTTTATCAAACAGTTCCCGGCTCATGTTCAATCATGGGAAAAACTGCTGAACCGTAACAAAATTTTCCTTCAGCGGACCGCCGGAATCGGTTATATTGATGGTCCGACTGCAACAGGAATTGGTCTGACCGGACCCAATCTGAGAGCATCGGGTGTAAACTGGGACCTGCGCAAAACGCATCCCTATCTCAAGTATACCGACGTCAACTTTGATGTTCCCCTCAGCAATGAAGGCGACTCGCTGGCCCGTTATGAAGTCAGAATGAAAGAGTTTTACGAGTCGGTCCGCATCGTCGAACAATGTCTCGATAAACTGACCACCCCCGGTCCGGTTCGTGCCGATTATGCCAAGCAGGTTTACCCCTGGAAATCAGAGGTTTACCACACCATGGAAGGCCTGATCCACGACTTTATGCTGACCGATTGGGGAGTCTGTCCCGAAAAAGGACAGGTGTATCAGGCCATCGAGTCATCCAAGGGCGAATTGGGATTTTTCATTCAAAGCGATGGAACCGGTCATCCCTGGCGCCTGAAAATCCGCAGTCCGAGTTTTGTGAATCTGCAATCTCTTCCTATTCTGCTTGAAGGGTCGCAGATGGCAGATACCGTGGTCATTATCGGATCTCTGGATCCGGTGATGGGCGAAGCGGATAAGTAAGGGGAAAAAGCCAGTAACCAGTAGCCAGTAGCCAGTAGCCAGAAGCCAGAAGCCAGAAGCCAGTTGACCAATCACTAATCACCAATCACCAAGTGTAATGT encodes:
- a CDS encoding NADH-quinone oxidoreductase subunit B → MGVESAFGEGYITTTVDALANWARKNAVWPMPMGLSCCGIELMAFAGPRYDVARFGSEVFRFSPRQADLLLVAGTCTYKMSKVVRKIWDQMPDPKWCIAMGACASTGGMFRSYPVTQGIDEFIPVDVYVPGCPPRPDAVINALMQIQEKIGQHSVLMDR
- a CDS encoding NADH-quinone oxidoreductase subunit C — translated: MTFEQAMDAFRTAFSGSILREETHRGELTFYFKKTDVPAVCRYLRDQTGFNFITDCLGTDRFTDEERYEVIYHLRNLTQAWFLRLVTRVDESDLTCPTVSDIWPAANWMEREVFDMYGVTFTGHPDLRRMYMPQDFEYYPLRKEFPLIGIEGSIPLPSGGH
- the nuoD gene encoding NADH dehydrogenase (quinone) subunit D, which produces MESTMSQPKTTDELLRLLEDEHTFVTLEGSDPLESEMVINMGPSHPATHGVLRIVLKMNGETITRAIPELGYLHRAMEKLAENKSYHEFMPYTDRLDYMMPYSNNVALCLAVEKAAAIEVPERAQWIRTMMCEMARISSHLLWLGTMIMDTGALTVFLHTFRERERIYDIFDLLTGARFTVSHSRIGGLASDISPETIQAIKTFIKQFPAHVQSWEKLLNRNKIFLQRTAGIGYIDGPTATGIGLTGPNLRASGVNWDLRKTHPYLKYTDVNFDVPLSNEGDSLARYEVRMKEFYESVRIVEQCLDKLTTPGPVRADYAKQVYPWKSEVYHTMEGLIHDFMLTDWGVCPEKGQVYQAIESSKGELGFFIQSDGTGHPWRLKIRSPSFVNLQSLPILLEGSQMADTVVIIGSLDPVMGEADK